A single Acidaminococcus sp. DNA region contains:
- the gatA gene encoding Asp-tRNA(Asn)/Glu-tRNA(Gln) amidotransferase subunit GatA yields the protein MALYNETVHELHEKLAKKEISSVELTNAVYDRIDEVEDKVKAYITLDKEGALKKAQEVDAKIAAGEAVKPLTGIPGAIKDNISLKGMRLTCASKILENFQPVYDAHVIENLRKDNTVFLGKTNMDEFAMGSTTETSYFKSTANPWDLSRVPGGSSGGSAAAIAAGEAIWSLGSDTGGSIRQPASFNGCVGIKPTYGRVSRYGCIAFASSLDQIGPITRDVTDAAIVLNTICGVDAHDSTSANVPVPDFTKALKQDVKDLTIGLPKEFFGKGTDPKVAEQIKLTAKKFEELGAKVIEVSLPHTEYAVITYYIIAPAEASANLGRFDGVRYGYRNMQAQSAPEMMAATRTEGFGEEVRRRIMLGTYVLSSGYYDAYYNKAMQIRTLIRNDYKEVFKTCDLLLTPTSPVVAYQLDAKMDPLTIYMLDVTTIPVNMAGLPGISIPCGFVDNMPVGAQLIGKPLGEETLLRAAYTFEQATDFHKAVAPLGGKK from the coding sequence GTGGCGTTATACAATGAAACTGTTCATGAACTCCACGAGAAACTGGCCAAAAAGGAAATCAGTTCTGTGGAATTGACCAATGCGGTCTATGACCGGATTGATGAAGTCGAAGATAAAGTCAAAGCGTATATTACTCTGGACAAAGAAGGAGCTTTGAAAAAAGCTCAGGAAGTGGATGCCAAGATTGCTGCCGGCGAGGCCGTGAAGCCGCTGACCGGTATTCCCGGGGCCATCAAAGATAACATTTCCCTGAAGGGAATGCGTCTTACCTGCGCTTCCAAGATTTTGGAAAACTTCCAGCCTGTTTATGATGCTCATGTCATCGAAAACCTGCGCAAGGATAATACTGTATTTTTGGGCAAGACGAACATGGATGAATTTGCCATGGGTTCCACGACGGAAACATCCTATTTCAAATCTACCGCTAATCCCTGGGATCTGAGCCGCGTTCCCGGCGGTTCTTCCGGCGGCAGTGCTGCTGCTATTGCAGCCGGCGAAGCAATCTGGTCCCTCGGCAGTGATACGGGCGGATCCATTCGTCAGCCTGCTTCCTTTAACGGCTGTGTAGGTATCAAACCGACTTACGGCCGTGTTTCCCGTTATGGGTGCATTGCTTTCGCTTCTTCCCTGGATCAGATTGGGCCGATTACGAGAGACGTTACGGACGCAGCGATTGTGCTGAACACCATCTGCGGTGTAGACGCCCATGACTCTACTTCTGCCAACGTGCCGGTTCCTGATTTCACCAAGGCACTGAAACAAGACGTAAAAGACCTGACCATCGGCCTGCCGAAGGAATTCTTTGGCAAAGGCACGGATCCCAAGGTTGCTGAACAGATTAAACTGACGGCTAAAAAGTTCGAAGAACTCGGTGCCAAAGTTATTGAAGTTTCCCTGCCGCATACGGAATATGCCGTTATCACGTATTACATCATTGCACCGGCAGAAGCTTCCGCTAACCTCGGCCGTTTCGACGGTGTCCGTTATGGCTACCGCAACATGCAGGCTCAGTCCGCTCCGGAAATGATGGCTGCTACGCGTACGGAAGGCTTTGGCGAAGAAGTTCGCCGCCGTATCATGCTCGGTACTTATGTACTCAGTTCCGGTTACTATGATGCTTACTACAACAAGGCTATGCAGATCCGTACGCTGATCCGCAACGATTATAAGGAAGTCTTTAAGACCTGCGACCTCCTGCTTACGCCGACGTCTCCTGTCGTAGCTTATCAGCTGGATGCCAAGATGGATCCGCTGACGATTTATATGCTCGATGTAACGACCATTCCTGTCAACATGGCAGGGCTGCCCGGCATTTCCATTCCCTGCGGTTTTGTCGACAACATGCCCGTCGGGGCACAGCTCATCGGCAAGCCCCTGGGTGAAGAAACCCTGCTGCGTGCCGCTTACACCTTTGAACAGGCTACGGATTTCCACAAGGCCGTGGCTCCCCTGGGAGGTAAGAAATAA
- the gatC gene encoding Asp-tRNA(Asn)/Glu-tRNA(Gln) amidotransferase subunit GatC, translating to MSITAKDVKHIAALSRLNVPAEDLEKFQAQFNQILEYAEIMKKVDTTGIEPSPYVLPTSNVFREDVPKPGVTHEEAMKNAPEEHNGGFKVPRVIE from the coding sequence ATGAGCATTACAGCAAAAGATGTAAAGCATATTGCAGCGCTTTCCCGGCTGAATGTACCGGCAGAAGACCTTGAGAAGTTTCAGGCACAGTTCAACCAGATCCTGGAATATGCTGAGATTATGAAAAAGGTCGATACGACCGGTATCGAGCCTTCCCCTTATGTACTTCCTACGAGCAACGTTTTTCGTGAAGACGTGCCAAAACCCGGTGTGACCCACGAGGAAGCTATGAAGAATGCACCGGAAGAACATAACGGCGGCTTTAAGGTGCCTCGCGTTATTGAGTAA
- a CDS encoding N-acetyltransferase has translation MDESISIRFEDNQNRAAAYDGNQEVGCCTYSVDGDVWVLEHTFVDPAYGGHGLARKLVDCVVRAARDSDVKILPVCSYAASLFKKDKQYDDVKADV, from the coding sequence ATGGACGAGAGCATCAGTATCCGCTTTGAAGATAACCAAAACCGTGCGGCCGCCTATGACGGAAACCAGGAAGTCGGCTGCTGCACCTATTCTGTTGACGGCGACGTATGGGTACTGGAGCATACTTTTGTCGACCCGGCATACGGCGGCCATGGACTGGCCCGCAAACTCGTAGACTGCGTGGTCCGGGCTGCCAGGGACTCAGACGTCAAGATTCTTCCGGTTTGTTCCTATGCAGCCAGTTTGTTTAAAAAGGACAAACAGTATGATGATGTAAAAGCTGATGTATAA
- the glyS gene encoding glycine--tRNA ligase subunit beta: protein MATLLYEIGTEEMPAQYMPGILANYKELAETKLKEARIPFAEVKVYGTPRRMAFIASEVADRQEDVTTESKGPSLKIAFDASGAPTKAAQGFARGQGVDVKDLISRDGYVYAVKHAEGKATESLLPGILDDILHSLSFPKTMRWADYEFGFVRPFHWMVALLDDKVIPVEANDVKSGNQTRGHRFLSNHLITIPTADAYVKTMEDNFIIVDVDKRREMIRKQITELGEKEGGHTAISPDLLEEVLYLVEYPTALCGHIDEDYLKLPKEAVITPMRDHQRYFPVLDDNGNLLPRFITVRNGNSEHLDIVTHGNERVLRARLDDAVFFFKGDRKKSLEAHRDALHNVAFQRGLGNMYEKTERLRKLTADLLKATGIAADAKALDRAAMLSKADLVTGMVTEFTELQGIMGREYALLDNEGQTVAQAIGEQYLPAFAGDELPKSNEGRILAVADKLDNIVATFSRGEAPTGSQDPYALRRQALGILNIVVDGGLHFPLRAAIAETLKNLPIKVDNEAKLIDDVVDFFAQRTKNMLLDKGVRYDIVDAALGADNRDDLADVFTAADALTAYLGEAQAADSIQAFTRVENITKKNNVTDAVKPELLKEAAEKALYEAVEKNKEAAETALKERRFADVLKTNDVLAAPVNKFFDDVMVMDKDEAIKHNRLALLGEVKRLVNSVADMSQLVMK from the coding sequence ATGGCGACTTTATTATATGAAATTGGTACGGAAGAGATGCCGGCCCAGTATATGCCCGGTATTTTAGCAAATTATAAGGAACTGGCCGAAACCAAACTGAAGGAAGCCCGGATTCCTTTTGCGGAAGTCAAAGTTTACGGCACGCCCCGCCGCATGGCCTTCATTGCTTCCGAAGTAGCCGACCGCCAGGAAGATGTAACGACGGAAAGCAAGGGACCGTCCCTCAAGATTGCCTTTGACGCTTCCGGCGCTCCGACCAAAGCCGCCCAGGGATTTGCCCGCGGCCAGGGTGTGGACGTCAAGGACCTCATTTCCCGTGACGGCTATGTGTATGCCGTCAAACACGCGGAAGGCAAGGCTACGGAAAGCCTGCTGCCGGGAATCCTCGATGATATCCTGCATTCCCTGTCCTTCCCGAAGACGATGCGCTGGGCTGATTATGAATTCGGTTTTGTCCGTCCTTTCCACTGGATGGTTGCCCTGCTTGATGACAAAGTCATCCCTGTGGAAGCTAATGACGTCAAGAGCGGAAACCAGACCCGCGGACACCGTTTCCTGAGCAATCATCTGATTACCATTCCGACGGCTGATGCCTATGTCAAGACGATGGAAGATAACTTCATCATTGTGGACGTGGACAAACGCCGTGAAATGATCCGTAAGCAGATTACGGAACTGGGTGAAAAGGAAGGCGGTCATACCGCGATTTCCCCGGATCTTCTGGAAGAAGTCCTCTATCTGGTTGAATATCCGACGGCCCTGTGTGGTCACATCGACGAAGATTATCTGAAGCTCCCGAAGGAAGCTGTCATTACGCCGATGCGCGATCATCAGCGCTATTTCCCTGTGCTGGACGACAACGGCAACCTGCTGCCTCGTTTCATTACGGTCCGCAACGGCAACAGCGAGCATCTGGACATTGTGACCCATGGTAACGAACGTGTGCTGCGTGCCCGTCTGGACGATGCCGTATTCTTCTTCAAGGGAGACCGCAAGAAGTCCCTGGAAGCTCATCGCGACGCCCTGCACAATGTTGCATTCCAGCGCGGCCTGGGCAACATGTATGAAAAGACGGAAAGACTTCGCAAGCTGACGGCAGACCTGCTGAAAGCGACCGGTATTGCGGCTGATGCCAAAGCACTGGACCGCGCCGCTATGCTCTCCAAGGCCGATCTTGTGACCGGTATGGTTACGGAATTTACGGAACTACAGGGTATCATGGGCCGTGAATATGCCCTCCTGGATAACGAAGGACAGACGGTGGCTCAGGCCATCGGCGAGCAGTATCTGCCTGCATTTGCCGGTGATGAACTGCCAAAGAGCAACGAAGGCCGCATTCTTGCCGTAGCGGATAAGCTCGATAACATCGTGGCTACTTTCAGCAGAGGCGAAGCCCCGACCGGTTCCCAGGACCCGTATGCACTGCGCCGTCAGGCTCTCGGTATCCTCAATATTGTTGTGGACGGCGGCCTGCACTTCCCGCTGCGCGCTGCTATTGCTGAGACACTGAAAAACCTGCCTATCAAGGTTGATAATGAAGCCAAACTGATTGACGATGTCGTTGACTTCTTTGCACAGCGTACGAAGAACATGCTCCTCGATAAGGGCGTTCGCTATGATATTGTGGACGCTGCACTTGGTGCCGACAATCGGGATGACCTGGCTGACGTATTTACCGCTGCCGATGCCCTGACTGCTTATCTGGGCGAAGCCCAGGCCGCAGACAGCATCCAGGCCTTTACGCGCGTAGAAAATATTACGAAGAAGAACAACGTGACGGATGCTGTGAAGCCGGAACTGCTGAAGGAAGCAGCTGAAAAGGCCCTTTATGAAGCTGTGGAAAAGAATAAAGAAGCAGCTGAAACGGCCCTTAAGGAACGCCGCTTTGCCGATGTCCTGAAGACGAATGATGTGCTGGCGGCACCGGTCAATAAGTTCTTTGATGACGTCATGGTTATGGATAAGGACGAAGCGATAAAGCATAATCGTCTGGCACTTCTCGGCGAAGTGAAACGTCTTGTAAACAGCGTGGCTGATATGAGCCAGCTCGTCATGAAATAA
- the glyQ gene encoding glycine--tRNA ligase subunit alpha produces MMNFQTIISTLNAYWGRQQCINFHPYDVEKGAGTMNPATFLRVLGPEPWNVCYVEPSRRPADGRYGDNPNRLFQHHQFQVIMKPSPSNIQELYLESLRELGIHPEEHDIRFVEDNWESPTLGAWGMGWEVWLDGMEVTQFTYFQQVGSLDIKPVAVEITYGLERLAMYIQGVENVYDINWVGDVSYGDVFHTNEVEQSRYSFDIADIDLLFDLFDKYEKEAKRVLLTGNIRPAYDYVLKCSHTFNLLDARGAISVDERTNYIGRVRALARLCAAAYVEQREKLGFPMLKRGKK; encoded by the coding sequence ATGATGAATTTCCAGACCATTATTTCAACGCTTAATGCGTATTGGGGTCGTCAGCAGTGCATCAATTTCCATCCTTACGATGTAGAAAAAGGTGCCGGCACGATGAACCCGGCTACATTCCTGAGAGTACTCGGACCTGAACCCTGGAACGTCTGCTATGTAGAACCGTCCCGCCGTCCGGCCGACGGACGTTACGGCGATAACCCGAACCGCCTGTTTCAGCACCATCAGTTCCAGGTCATTATGAAACCGTCCCCGAGCAATATTCAGGAACTTTACCTGGAAAGCCTGCGGGAACTGGGCATCCATCCGGAAGAACACGATATTCGTTTCGTCGAAGATAACTGGGAATCCCCGACTCTCGGTGCCTGGGGAATGGGCTGGGAAGTCTGGCTCGACGGCATGGAAGTCACGCAGTTCACGTACTTCCAGCAAGTCGGCAGCCTGGACATCAAGCCGGTAGCCGTGGAAATCACGTACGGCCTGGAACGTCTTGCCATGTATATCCAGGGCGTAGAAAACGTTTACGATATCAACTGGGTCGGCGACGTTTCCTATGGCGACGTTTTCCACACCAACGAAGTGGAACAGTCCCGCTACAGCTTTGATATTGCAGATATCGATCTGCTCTTCGATCTCTTTGATAAATATGAAAAAGAAGCGAAGCGTGTGCTCCTGACGGGGAATATCCGTCCGGCCTACGATTATGTGCTGAAATGTTCCCACACGTTCAACCTGCTTGACGCGCGCGGCGCCATCAGCGTGGATGAACGGACCAACTACATCGGCCGCGTACGCGCTCTGGCCAGACTTTGCGCTGCTGCCTACGTGGAACAACGCGAAAAACTGGGATTCCCTATGCTGAAGAGAGGTAAGAAATAA